The Salvelinus sp. IW2-2015 unplaced genomic scaffold, ASM291031v2 Un_scaffold1322, whole genome shotgun sequence genome includes a window with the following:
- the ormdl1 gene encoding ORM1-like protein 1 isoform X1 — protein MNVGVAHSEVNPNTRVMNSRGIWLTYALGVGMLHIVLLSIPFFGVPVVWTLTNVIHNFGMYVFMHAVKGTPFETPDQGKARLLTHWEQLDYGVQFTSSRKFFTISPIILYVASRHLEQEIFSCKFLHEVRHNTLCHKHCFPFECADPQIATTTRSPHLWHQQVLS, from the exons ATGAATGTTGGCGTAGCGCACAGTGAGGTGAACCCCAACACTCGKGTCATGAACAGTCGAGGGATCTGGCTCACCTATGCCCTTGGTGTTGGAATGCTTCACATTGTGCTCTTGAGCATACCCTTCTTCGGTGTACCTGTGGTGTGGACTCTCACAAATGTTATACACAATTTT GGGATGTATGTCTTCATGCATGCAGTGAAAGGCACTCCGTTTGAGACCCCAGACCAAGGCAAAGCCCGGCTCCTGACACATTGGGAACAGTTGGACTACGGCGTGCAGTTCACATCATCCAGAAAATTCTTCACCATCTCCCCAATCATTTTGTACGTCGCCTCCCGTCATTTAGAACAAGAG ATATTTTCTTGCAAGTTTCTACACGAAGTACGACACAACACACTTTGTCATAAACACTGCTTCCCTTTTGAGTGTGCTGATCCCCAAATTGCCACAACTACACGGAGTCCGCATCTTTGGCATCAACAAGTATTAAGCtga
- the ormdl1 gene encoding ORM1-like protein 1 isoform X2 yields the protein MNVGVAHSEVNPNTRVMNSRGIWLTYALGVGMLHIVLLSIPFFGVPVVWTLTNVIHNFGMYVFMHAVKGTPFETPDQGKARLLTHWEQLDYGVQFTSSRKFFTISPIILYFLASFYTKYDTTHFVINTASLLSVLIPKLPQLHGVRIFGINKY from the exons ATGAATGTTGGCGTAGCGCACAGTGAGGTGAACCCCAACACTCGKGTCATGAACAGTCGAGGGATCTGGCTCACCTATGCCCTTGGTGTTGGAATGCTTCACATTGTGCTCTTGAGCATACCCTTCTTCGGTGTACCTGTGGTGTGGACTCTCACAAATGTTATACACAATTTT GGGATGTATGTCTTCATGCATGCAGTGAAAGGCACTCCGTTTGAGACCCCAGACCAAGGCAAAGCCCGGCTCCTGACACATTGGGAACAGTTGGACTACGGCGTGCAGTTCACATCATCCAGAAAATTCTTCACCATCTCCCCAATCATTTT ATATTTTCTTGCAAGTTTCTACACGAAGTACGACACAACACACTTTGTCATAAACACTGCTTCCCTTTTGAGTGTGCTGATCCCCAAATTGCCACAACTACACGGAGTCCGCATCTTTGGCATCAACAAGTATTAA